In one window of Streptomyces roseofulvus DNA:
- a CDS encoding 1-aminocyclopropane-1-carboxylate deaminase, giving the protein MPITDFDRYPLLFGPSPVHPLERLGHHLGGATLWAKREDCNSGVAYGGNKTRKLEYLVADALAQGCDTLVSIGGVQSNHTRQVAAVAARAGLRCVLVQESWVEWPDAVYDKVGNILISRLAGADVRLVRAGFGIGFKESWERALREVEEGGGKPYAIPAGASDHPLGGLGFANWAYEVAEQERELGVFFDTVVVCSVTGSTQAGMVAGFAALAEEGGRPRRVIGIDASAKPAETHEQITRIARSTGALIGVERELSGADVELDERYHAGVYGVPDEATLDAMRLAARTEGMVTDPVYEGKSMAGLIDLVDRGEIGRSSTVLYAHLGGQPALNAYSALFA; this is encoded by the coding sequence GTGCCGATCACCGACTTCGACCGCTACCCGCTCCTCTTCGGACCCTCCCCGGTCCATCCCCTCGAACGGCTCGGGCACCACCTCGGCGGCGCCACCCTGTGGGCCAAGCGCGAGGACTGCAACTCCGGTGTCGCGTACGGCGGGAACAAGACCCGCAAGCTGGAGTACCTGGTCGCGGACGCCCTCGCGCAGGGCTGCGACACCCTCGTCTCCATCGGCGGTGTGCAGTCCAACCACACCCGCCAGGTCGCGGCGGTCGCCGCCCGTGCCGGACTGCGGTGCGTGCTGGTGCAGGAGAGCTGGGTCGAGTGGCCCGACGCCGTCTACGACAAGGTCGGCAACATCCTGATCAGCCGGCTCGCCGGCGCCGACGTGCGGCTGGTCCGGGCCGGCTTCGGGATCGGCTTCAAGGAGAGCTGGGAGCGGGCGCTGCGCGAGGTCGAGGAGGGCGGCGGGAAGCCGTACGCGATCCCGGCCGGCGCCTCCGACCACCCGCTCGGCGGCCTCGGCTTCGCGAACTGGGCCTACGAGGTGGCCGAGCAGGAGCGGGAGCTCGGCGTCTTCTTCGACACCGTGGTGGTCTGCTCGGTGACCGGCTCCACCCAGGCCGGCATGGTGGCCGGCTTCGCCGCGCTCGCCGAGGAGGGCGGCCGGCCGCGCCGGGTCATCGGGATCGACGCCTCCGCGAAGCCCGCCGAGACCCATGAGCAGATCACCCGGATCGCCCGCTCCACCGGCGCCCTCATCGGCGTCGAGCGGGAACTCTCCGGCGCCGACGTGGAGCTGGACGAGCGCTACCACGCCGGCGTCTACGGCGTCCCGGACGAGGCCACCCTCGACGCGATGCGGCTGGCCGCCCGCACCGAGGGCATGGTCACCGACCCCGTCTACGAGGGGAAGTCGATGGCCGGGCTGATCGACCTGGTGGACCGGGGCGAGATCGGCCGCTCCTCGACCGTGCTCTACGCCCACCTCGGCGGCCAGCCCGCCCTCAACGCCTACAGCGCGCTCTTCGCGTAG
- a CDS encoding alkaline phosphatase PhoX, giving the protein MALNRREFTQKSALAGFALTGAVGVLATAPEALASDEAAHGVPGHADDHADGGHGHHRLGYGPLVADPDGLLALPEGFSYRVITRTGVTRLESGEFTPAKHDGTAAFAGPRGTTYLVNNHEIKGDRAKVEFPVPLAEGLVYDPKAAGGCTVVEVHRDGTVAEWVGIAGTSTNCAGGRTAWGTWLTCEENSDLAGTNGMTKDHGYVFEVDPRDRRANLDPKPLKFFGRYDHEAVVIDPRRGHAYLTEDASKPNGLLFRWVPPQDFEHGRGRLRTLADDAGVLQAARCIDSAGQFVDDLSRATRIGTVYGVDWVDVPDRDARTTPVRKQFADDQVTRGRKLEGMWWADGGAYVVSSYAREESPGAAHDGQVWFYDPKRRTLTLKVLFGVNPAPEQDGAYDSPDNITVSPYGGIVIAEDGEGVQHLIGATDSGRTYPIARNDLNDSEFAGVVFSPDGDTLYACIQNPGIMVAITGPWRRQPRR; this is encoded by the coding sequence ATGGCGCTCAACCGCAGAGAGTTCACCCAGAAGTCCGCGCTCGCCGGCTTCGCCCTCACCGGCGCCGTCGGTGTGCTCGCCACCGCCCCCGAGGCCCTCGCGAGCGACGAGGCCGCCCACGGCGTCCCCGGCCACGCCGACGACCACGCCGACGGCGGCCACGGCCACCACCGCCTCGGCTACGGCCCGCTGGTCGCCGACCCCGACGGTCTCCTCGCCCTGCCCGAGGGCTTCTCCTACCGCGTCATCACCCGCACCGGCGTCACCCGCCTGGAGAGCGGCGAGTTCACCCCGGCCAAGCACGACGGCACCGCCGCCTTCGCCGGCCCGCGCGGCACCACGTACCTGGTGAACAACCACGAGATCAAGGGCGACCGGGCCAAGGTGGAGTTCCCCGTCCCGCTCGCCGAGGGCCTCGTCTACGACCCGAAGGCGGCCGGCGGCTGCACCGTCGTCGAGGTGCACCGCGACGGCACCGTCGCCGAGTGGGTCGGCATCGCCGGCACCTCCACCAACTGCGCCGGCGGCCGCACCGCCTGGGGCACCTGGCTGACCTGCGAGGAGAACTCCGACCTCGCCGGCACCAACGGCATGACCAAGGACCACGGGTACGTCTTCGAGGTCGACCCCCGCGACCGCCGGGCCAACCTCGACCCCAAGCCCCTCAAGTTCTTCGGCCGTTACGACCACGAGGCCGTCGTCATCGACCCCCGGCGCGGCCACGCCTACCTCACCGAGGACGCCTCCAAGCCCAACGGCCTCCTCTTCCGCTGGGTCCCGCCGCAGGACTTCGAGCACGGCCGGGGCAGGCTGCGCACCCTCGCCGACGACGCCGGCGTCCTCCAGGCCGCCCGGTGCATCGACTCCGCCGGGCAGTTCGTCGACGACCTCTCCCGCGCCACCCGCATCGGCACCGTCTACGGCGTCGACTGGGTGGACGTCCCCGACCGCGACGCCCGCACCACGCCCGTGCGCAAGCAGTTCGCCGACGACCAGGTCACCCGCGGCCGGAAGCTGGAGGGCATGTGGTGGGCCGACGGCGGCGCCTACGTCGTCTCCTCGTACGCCCGCGAGGAGAGCCCCGGCGCGGCCCACGACGGCCAGGTCTGGTTCTACGACCCCAAGCGCCGCACCCTCACGCTCAAGGTGTTGTTCGGCGTGAACCCCGCGCCCGAGCAGGACGGCGCCTACGACTCCCCGGACAACATCACCGTCTCCCCGTACGGCGGGATCGTCATCGCCGAGGACGGCGAGGGCGTCCAGCACCTCATCGGCGCCACCGACTCGGGCCGCACCTACCCGATCGCCCGCAACGACCTCAACGACAGCGAGTTCGCCGGCGTCGTCTTCTCGCCCGACGGCGACACCCTGTACGCCTGCATCCAGAACCCTGGGATCATGGTCGCGATCACCGGCCCCTGGCGCCGCCAGCCCCGCCGCTGA
- a CDS encoding amidohydrolase, with amino-acid sequence MSPSLRTATLFHDVRPLGGPAGDLIAVDGVLVAELPEGVAVERVDGGGRLALPTLVDAHIHPDKTSWGEPWHRRRPAAGIADYVAGDVELARALPTPVGERALRLMSHAAARGTRAMRAHADVAPAFGLAGIEGVAEAAARLAGIVDVELVAFPQHGVVREPGAAELLAEAAASGLVSHLGGIDPTGFDASGGGEGDQLGLVFGLAEKHGLGLDIHLHDRGEPGLAVIRDIAARTRAAGLHGRVAVAHAFAVAGLAGRELDAMADLLAESGVALTTVALGETTVLPFRRLAERGVTVGLGSDGVRDSWSPYGDADMLHRAWLAGWALDARLDEELEACFGIAAHGGAALMGLPAADLRPGSPADFMLVEGECLPQVVVDLPRRDLVVRAGRVVARDGRLVG; translated from the coding sequence GTGAGCCCCAGCCTCCGCACCGCGACCCTCTTCCACGACGTACGGCCCCTCGGCGGGCCCGCCGGCGACCTGATCGCCGTCGACGGGGTGCTCGTCGCGGAGCTTCCCGAGGGCGTGGCCGTGGAGCGGGTCGACGGCGGCGGACGCCTCGCGCTGCCGACCCTGGTCGACGCGCACATCCACCCGGACAAGACCTCCTGGGGCGAGCCCTGGCACCGCCGCCGCCCCGCCGCGGGCATCGCCGACTACGTGGCGGGGGACGTCGAGCTGGCCCGCGCCCTGCCCACCCCGGTGGGCGAGCGGGCGCTGCGCCTGATGTCCCACGCGGCGGCCCGGGGCACCCGCGCGATGCGGGCCCACGCGGACGTGGCCCCCGCCTTCGGCCTGGCCGGGATCGAGGGTGTCGCGGAGGCCGCCGCGCGGCTGGCCGGGATCGTCGACGTCGAACTGGTCGCCTTCCCGCAGCACGGCGTGGTCCGCGAGCCGGGGGCGGCGGAGCTGCTGGCGGAGGCGGCGGCGAGCGGTCTGGTCAGCCATCTCGGCGGCATCGACCCGACCGGCTTCGACGCCTCCGGCGGCGGGGAGGGCGACCAGCTGGGGCTGGTCTTCGGACTGGCCGAGAAGCACGGCCTGGGCCTCGACATCCACCTGCACGACCGGGGCGAGCCGGGTCTGGCCGTGATCCGGGACATCGCCGCCCGCACCCGCGCCGCCGGTCTCCACGGCAGGGTGGCGGTGGCGCACGCCTTCGCCGTCGCGGGTCTGGCCGGCCGGGAGCTGGACGCGATGGCGGACCTGCTGGCGGAGTCGGGGGTGGCGCTGACCACGGTGGCCCTGGGCGAGACGACGGTGCTGCCGTTCCGGCGGCTCGCCGAGCGCGGGGTGACGGTCGGCCTCGGTTCGGACGGCGTCCGTGACAGCTGGAGCCCGTACGGCGACGCCGACATGCTGCACCGCGCCTGGCTGGCCGGCTGGGCCCTGGACGCCCGGCTCGACGAGGAGCTGGAGGCGTGCTTCGGGATCGCCGCGCACGGCGGCGCGGCGCTGATGGGCCTGCCCGCCGCCGACCTGCGCCCGGGCTCCCCGGCCGACTTCATGCTGGTGGAGGGCGAGTGCCTGCCGCAGGTCGTGGTGGACCTGCCGCGCCGGGACCTGGTGGTCCGGGCGGGCCGGGTGGTGGCCAGGGACGGGCGCCTGGTCGGCTAG
- a CDS encoding GntR family transcriptional regulator produces the protein MDDVLRPVGRTLLRDRAYESLREAIVRGDLAPGALLKDADLADRLGLSRAPVRDALARLTVEGLVETKPQSYTRVTRPVSRIVRDAASVVRVMHELAARTAVPLLGPEAIRAMREANERFAAAVRASDVEAALDADDELHQILVGASGNHAAAATIDRYTPLLRRVERRLFGDADSCASAELHTHLIDACAAGDAEEAVRITSEIWAALEQLADDAIEVAEVTGIPAPAPSMA, from the coding sequence ATGGACGACGTTCTGCGGCCCGTGGGCCGGACCCTGTTGCGCGACCGGGCCTACGAGTCGCTGCGGGAGGCGATCGTGCGCGGCGACCTCGCCCCCGGCGCCCTCCTCAAGGACGCCGACCTCGCCGACCGGCTCGGACTCTCCCGCGCGCCCGTCCGCGACGCCCTCGCCCGGCTCACCGTCGAGGGCCTCGTCGAGACCAAGCCGCAGAGCTACACCCGGGTCACCCGGCCGGTCAGCCGGATCGTCCGCGACGCCGCCTCCGTGGTCCGGGTGATGCACGAACTCGCCGCCCGCACCGCCGTCCCGCTGCTCGGCCCCGAGGCCATCCGCGCCATGCGCGAGGCCAACGAGCGCTTCGCCGCCGCCGTCCGCGCCTCCGACGTCGAGGCCGCCCTGGACGCCGACGACGAGCTGCACCAGATCCTCGTCGGCGCCAGCGGCAACCACGCCGCCGCCGCCACCATCGACCGCTACACCCCGCTGCTCCGCCGCGTCGAGCGCCGGCTGTTCGGGGACGCCGACAGCTGCGCCTCCGCCGAGCTCCACACCCACCTCATCGACGCCTGCGCCGCCGGGGACGCGGAGGAGGCCGTCCGGATCACCAGCGAGATCTGGGCCGCCCTGGAGCAGTTGGCCGACGACGCCATCGAGGTCGCCGAGGTCACCGGCATCCCCGCGCCCGCGCCGTCGATGGCGTGA
- a CDS encoding AraC family transcriptional regulator, with amino-acid sequence MGGSSFKTGDVDEAREELAARYYTNRMDVVDEHRSFAARFDIVELGPLVIGDLSCGADVRMSFGELGAYHVNAPMSGTMEMRQGRGGGTVVASAREALLLDPAGDTFLDRWSGDGRILSVKVGAAELRDRLESLLGRPPSGGLVFRPGLDISRGPGLAWVRFARRIAAEALAGEGLAHHELVARPLQEALLNGLLLAAEHPWRDELAHPGGPRRPAPVKRAMDAVRERPEHPFTTAELAAHARVSVRRLQESFREYVGMSPMAYVREVRLERVREELRAAEPDEVSVSEVAWRWGFAHQGRFAARYRERFGESPSRTLRTAP; translated from the coding sequence GTGGGTGGGAGCTCTTTCAAGACCGGGGACGTCGACGAGGCGCGTGAGGAACTCGCCGCGCGCTACTACACGAACCGGATGGACGTCGTCGACGAGCACCGGTCCTTCGCGGCCCGCTTCGACATCGTCGAGCTCGGGCCGCTCGTCATCGGCGACCTGAGCTGCGGGGCCGACGTCCGGATGAGCTTCGGCGAGCTGGGCGCGTACCACGTCAACGCCCCGATGAGCGGCACCATGGAGATGCGCCAGGGCCGCGGCGGCGGCACCGTCGTCGCCTCCGCCCGCGAGGCGCTGCTCCTCGACCCCGCCGGGGACACCTTCCTCGACCGCTGGAGCGGCGACGGGCGGATCCTCTCCGTCAAGGTCGGCGCCGCCGAACTGCGCGACCGGCTGGAGAGCCTGCTCGGCCGGCCGCCGTCGGGCGGTCTCGTCTTCCGGCCCGGGCTCGACATCTCGCGCGGCCCCGGCCTCGCCTGGGTGCGGTTCGCCCGCCGGATCGCCGCGGAGGCGCTCGCCGGGGAGGGTCTCGCCCACCACGAACTCGTCGCCCGCCCGCTCCAGGAGGCGCTGCTCAACGGCCTGCTGCTGGCCGCCGAGCACCCCTGGCGGGACGAGCTGGCCCACCCCGGCGGGCCGCGCCGCCCGGCACCGGTGAAGCGCGCGATGGACGCCGTCCGGGAGCGCCCCGAGCACCCCTTCACCACCGCCGAACTCGCCGCCCACGCGCGGGTGAGCGTCCGCCGGCTCCAGGAGTCCTTCCGGGAGTACGTCGGGATGTCGCCGATGGCGTACGTCCGCGAGGTCCGGCTCGAACGGGTCCGGGAGGAGCTGCGGGCGGCGGAGCCGGACGAGGTGAGCGTCAGCGAGGTCGCCTGGCGCTGGGGCTTCGCGCACCAGGGGCGGTTCGCCGCCCGCTACCGCGAGAGGTTCGGCGAGTCCCCGTCGCGGACCCTGCGGACGGCGCCCTGA
- a CDS encoding NAD(P)-dependent oxidoreductase, translated as MPAPRTLLLTGAAGGVGTLMRELLPAHGYALRLLDVAPVPGAPDAIVADLADRAALREAARGVDAIVHLAGISLEADFDAIVAANVTGLHHLYEAAREEGVGRVVFASSNHAVGFTPRPRDGEPPVPVTTPHRPDTFYGLSKCFGEDLAQLYWDRHGIETVSVRIGSCFPEPTSVRMLSLWLSPGDCARLLHAALTAPDVGHTVVYGSSANTRAWWDLSTARALGYAPRDDSEAYAEKLIAEQGLPPEGSPDDLYLGGGFTGNAPRWPHAG; from the coding sequence ATGCCCGCACCCCGCACGCTCCTGCTCACCGGTGCCGCCGGCGGCGTCGGCACCCTCATGCGGGAGCTGCTCCCGGCCCACGGGTACGCGCTCCGCCTCCTCGACGTCGCCCCCGTCCCCGGCGCCCCCGACGCGATCGTCGCCGACCTCGCCGACCGCGCGGCGCTGCGCGAGGCGGCCCGCGGGGTGGACGCGATCGTGCACCTCGCGGGCATCTCCCTGGAGGCGGACTTCGACGCGATCGTCGCCGCCAACGTCACCGGCCTCCACCACCTCTACGAGGCGGCCCGCGAGGAGGGCGTCGGCCGGGTCGTCTTCGCCTCCAGCAACCACGCCGTCGGCTTCACCCCCCGCCCGCGCGACGGCGAACCGCCGGTGCCGGTCACCACCCCGCACCGGCCCGACACCTTCTACGGCCTCTCCAAGTGCTTCGGCGAGGACCTGGCGCAGCTCTACTGGGACCGGCACGGCATCGAGACGGTCTCGGTCCGCATCGGCTCCTGCTTCCCCGAGCCCACCTCGGTGCGGATGCTCTCGCTCTGGCTGAGCCCCGGCGACTGCGCCCGGCTGCTGCACGCCGCGCTCACCGCGCCGGACGTCGGCCACACCGTGGTGTACGGCTCCTCAGCCAACACCCGTGCGTGGTGGGACCTGTCGACCGCCCGCGCCCTCGGCTACGCGCCGCGGGACGACTCGGAGGCGTACGCCGAGAAGCTGATCGCCGAGCAGGGCCTCCCGCCGGAGGGCAGCCCGGACGACCTCTACCTGGGCGGCGGCTTCACCGGGAACGCCCCCCGGTGGCCGCACGCGGGGTGA
- a CDS encoding TerD family protein, whose protein sequence is MTPGSNLPLTAPRVAVDVAAPVRLDVSGLLLGANGKVRSDDDFIFYNQPAGPGVTYRSGGGTAPDAILVDTGGLPAGIERIVVTASPDAAGQTFQGIEPTATVRDADSGAVIATFTPPQLATETALVVVEIYQRNGAWKVRAVGQGYANGLAGIATDFGVSVDEEPAAPAAPAPVAPPAYTPPPAHTPPPHAGQTLPSFTPPPMPPAPPVDPRLAAGAPAAPAPTGKINLDKGRVSLQKNQTVSLVKGGRPLLSQVKMGLGWEPAYRGKDIDLDASVIAYGPQRNHLDSCYFGKLTILGGAVRHSGDNLTGEGAGDDEVITVDLGRLPADATGLVFTVNSFSGQKFTEVAKAYCRLMDAATGEELVRFDLTSAEPQTGVMMAKLIKQFSGEWEMTAMGEFVKSRTVRGMVKPAAQAL, encoded by the coding sequence ATGACCCCCGGCTCGAACCTCCCGCTCACCGCCCCCCGTGTCGCGGTGGACGTCGCCGCCCCGGTGCGGCTCGACGTCTCGGGCCTGCTGCTCGGCGCCAACGGCAAGGTGCGCTCGGACGACGACTTCATCTTCTACAACCAGCCCGCCGGGCCCGGTGTCACCTACCGCTCCGGCGGCGGCACCGCGCCGGACGCGATCCTGGTGGACACCGGCGGCCTGCCCGCCGGCATCGAGAGGATCGTGGTCACGGCCAGTCCGGACGCCGCAGGACAGACCTTCCAGGGCATCGAGCCCACCGCGACCGTCCGCGACGCCGACAGCGGCGCGGTCATCGCCACCTTCACCCCGCCGCAGCTCGCCACCGAGACGGCCCTGGTGGTCGTCGAGATCTACCAGCGCAACGGCGCCTGGAAGGTCCGCGCCGTCGGCCAGGGGTACGCGAACGGCCTGGCCGGCATCGCGACCGACTTCGGCGTCTCCGTCGACGAGGAGCCGGCCGCCCCCGCCGCCCCGGCGCCCGTCGCCCCGCCGGCGTACACCCCGCCGCCGGCGCACACCCCGCCGCCGCACGCGGGGCAGACCCTGCCCTCGTTCACTCCCCCGCCGATGCCGCCCGCTCCGCCGGTGGACCCGCGGCTCGCGGCCGGCGCCCCGGCCGCCCCGGCCCCCACCGGCAAGATCAACCTCGACAAGGGCCGCGTCAGCCTCCAGAAGAACCAGACGGTGTCGCTGGTCAAGGGCGGCCGCCCGCTGCTCTCCCAGGTGAAGATGGGCCTCGGCTGGGAGCCCGCGTACCGCGGCAAGGACATCGACCTGGACGCCTCGGTCATCGCCTACGGCCCCCAGCGCAACCACCTGGACAGCTGCTACTTCGGCAAGCTGACCATCCTGGGCGGGGCCGTCCGGCACTCCGGTGACAACCTGACGGGCGAGGGCGCGGGCGACGACGAGGTCATCACCGTCGACCTGGGCCGGCTGCCGGCCGACGCCACCGGCCTGGTCTTCACGGTGAACTCGTTCTCCGGGCAGAAGTTCACCGAGGTCGCCAAGGCGTACTGCCGGCTGATGGACGCGGCCACCGGCGAGGAGCTGGTCCGCTTCGACCTGACCTCCGCCGAGCCGCAGACCGGCGTGATGATGGCCAAGCTCATCAAGCAGTTCTCCGGCGAGTGGGAGATGACCGCGATGGGCGAGTTCGTGAAGTCCCGGACGGTCCGGGGCATGGTGAAGCCGGCCGCCCAGGCGCTCTGA
- a CDS encoding SpoIIE family protein phosphatase, producing the protein MTGRRDGPPSAHGSGLRSLAGQVLALEALIAVLVIVAAVLVTFQQARQDVLRDARVRSLAVAEAFAKAPGVDEALAAPDPTAALQARAEQTRVATGVDFVAVLAPDGTRYTDAERGLIGQKATGDLSRAVVDGESYTETFHGAPNDAVRAVVPVVDDEGRIVGMVTSGIEVQSISEVVQGRLVVLLAAGGGALLLAVGGAALVSRRLRRQTHGLGPAEMTRMKEHHEAVLHAVREGVLIVGADGRLLLANDEARRLLALPADAERRPVAELGLDPRTVELLQSGRTATDEVHRAGDRLLAVSVRPTLADGSGSGSVMTMRDTTELAALSGRAEVARGRLQLLYEAGVRIGTTLEVVRTAEELAEVAVPRFADFATVELLEPVLRGEEPPQDATLAEMRRTALTGVRAEQPLQPVGEVIRFHVPSTPMSTALAGGHAVVQEELAAADGWRAQDPEGAARALAYGMHSLVTVPLLARGVVLGMANFWRADTPEPFGEDDLEFAEELAARAAVAIDNARRFTREHAMAVTLQRSLLPRVLPEQDAVEVAYRYLPAKAGVGGDWFDVIPLPGARVALVVGDVVGHGLHAAATMGRLRTAVHNFSTLDVPPDEILGHLDELTGRIDEEAEPAAAAGDGGRGRPEETITGATCLYAIYDPASGVCSVASAGHPGPAVVHADGRVEFPPLPPGLPLGLGLGDVPFESTELRLPEGSKLVLFTDGLLEDQGRDVGTGLRLLRRTLERPERSPEQICADVLASLLSPAPRDDIALLVARTRRLPADRIAEWEVARDPAAVSPVRNAAAAKLGEWGLDEAVFAVELILSELVTNAVRYGADPVRVRLLYDRRLVCEVSDGSSTSPHLRHAAETDEGGRGLYLVARFAERWGTRYGRRGKTIWAELRVGTDGGDGAPEGGGPAPALDLDTLEKLAW; encoded by the coding sequence ATGACGGGCCGCCGGGACGGGCCGCCGTCGGCGCACGGCTCCGGTCTGCGGAGCCTCGCCGGACAGGTGCTCGCCCTGGAGGCGCTGATCGCGGTCCTGGTGATCGTGGCGGCCGTGCTCGTCACCTTCCAGCAGGCCCGGCAGGACGTGCTGCGGGACGCCCGGGTGCGGTCGCTCGCGGTGGCGGAGGCCTTCGCGAAGGCGCCCGGCGTGGACGAGGCGCTGGCCGCGCCGGACCCGACGGCCGCGCTCCAGGCGCGGGCGGAGCAGACCCGGGTGGCGACCGGGGTCGACTTCGTCGCCGTGCTCGCCCCGGACGGGACGCGGTACACGGACGCCGAGCGCGGGCTGATCGGCCAGAAGGCGACCGGGGACCTGTCCCGGGCGGTGGTGGACGGCGAGTCGTACACGGAGACCTTCCACGGGGCGCCGAACGACGCGGTGCGGGCCGTCGTGCCGGTGGTGGACGACGAGGGCCGGATCGTCGGCATGGTGACGAGCGGCATCGAGGTGCAGTCGATCAGCGAGGTGGTGCAGGGCCGGCTGGTGGTGCTGCTCGCCGCGGGCGGCGGGGCGCTGCTGCTCGCGGTGGGCGGGGCGGCGCTGGTGTCGCGGCGGCTGCGGCGGCAGACGCACGGCCTGGGCCCGGCCGAGATGACCCGGATGAAGGAGCACCACGAGGCGGTGCTGCACGCCGTCCGCGAGGGGGTGCTGATCGTCGGCGCCGACGGGCGGCTGCTGCTCGCCAACGACGAGGCGCGGCGGCTGCTGGCGCTGCCGGCGGACGCCGAGCGGCGTCCGGTCGCAGAGCTCGGGCTCGATCCGCGGACGGTCGAACTGCTGCAGTCCGGGCGGACCGCGACGGACGAGGTGCACCGGGCGGGCGACCGGCTCCTCGCGGTGAGCGTGCGGCCGACCCTGGCGGACGGCTCCGGGTCGGGCAGCGTGATGACGATGCGGGACACCACCGAGCTGGCCGCGCTGTCCGGGCGGGCGGAGGTGGCGCGGGGCCGGCTCCAGCTGCTGTACGAGGCGGGGGTGCGGATCGGGACGACCCTGGAGGTGGTCCGGACGGCGGAGGAGCTGGCGGAGGTGGCGGTGCCGCGGTTCGCCGACTTCGCGACCGTGGAGCTGCTCGAACCGGTGCTGCGCGGCGAGGAGCCGCCGCAGGACGCGACGCTGGCGGAGATGCGGCGGACGGCGCTGACCGGGGTGCGGGCGGAGCAGCCGCTCCAGCCGGTCGGCGAGGTGATCCGCTTCCACGTGCCGAGCACGCCGATGTCCACGGCGCTGGCCGGCGGGCACGCGGTGGTGCAGGAGGAGCTGGCGGCGGCGGACGGCTGGCGGGCGCAGGACCCGGAGGGGGCGGCGCGGGCGCTGGCGTACGGGATGCACTCGCTGGTCACGGTGCCGCTGCTGGCCCGGGGCGTGGTGCTGGGGATGGCGAACTTCTGGCGGGCGGACACGCCGGAGCCGTTCGGGGAGGACGACCTGGAGTTCGCCGAGGAGCTGGCGGCACGGGCGGCGGTGGCGATCGACAACGCCCGCCGGTTCACCCGGGAGCACGCGATGGCGGTGACGCTCCAGCGGAGCCTGCTGCCCCGGGTGCTGCCCGAGCAGGACGCGGTGGAGGTGGCGTACCGCTATCTGCCGGCGAAGGCGGGGGTCGGCGGCGACTGGTTCGACGTGATCCCGCTGCCGGGGGCGCGGGTGGCGCTGGTGGTGGGCGACGTGGTGGGGCACGGGCTGCACGCGGCGGCGACGATGGGGCGGCTGCGGACGGCGGTGCACAACTTCTCGACGCTGGACGTGCCGCCGGACGAGATCCTGGGGCATCTGGACGAGCTGACCGGGCGGATCGACGAGGAGGCGGAGCCGGCGGCCGCGGCGGGCGACGGCGGCCGGGGCCGGCCGGAGGAGACCATCACCGGCGCGACCTGCCTGTACGCGATCTACGACCCGGCGTCCGGGGTGTGCTCGGTGGCGAGCGCCGGGCATCCGGGTCCCGCGGTGGTGCACGCGGACGGGCGGGTGGAGTTCCCGCCGCTGCCGCCGGGGCTGCCGCTGGGCCTGGGGCTCGGGGACGTGCCGTTCGAGTCGACGGAGCTGCGGCTGCCGGAGGGCAGCAAGCTGGTGCTGTTCACGGACGGGCTCCTGGAGGACCAGGGGCGGGACGTGGGGACGGGGCTGCGGCTGCTGCGCCGGACGCTGGAGCGGCCGGAGCGGAGCCCCGAGCAGATCTGCGCGGACGTGCTGGCGAGCCTGCTGTCGCCGGCGCCCCGGGACGACATCGCGCTGCTGGTGGCGCGGACCCGACGGCTGCCGGCCGACCGGATCGCCGAGTGGGAGGTGGCGCGGGACCCGGCGGCGGTGTCGCCGGTGCGGAACGCGGCGGCGGCCAAGCTCGGCGAGTGGGGGCTCGACGAGGCGGTCTTCGCGGTGGAGCTGATCCTGAGCGAGCTGGTCACCAACGCGGTGCGGTACGGGGCGGACCCGGTGCGGGTGCGGCTGCTGTACGACCGGCGGCTGGTGTGCGAGGTGTCGGACGGGAGCAGCACCTCGCCGCATCTGCGGCACGCGGCGGAGACCGACGAGGGCGGGCGGGGCCTGTATCTGGTGGCGCGGTTCGCGGAGCGGTGGGGGACGCGGTACGGGCGGCGGGGGAAGACGATCTGGGCGGAGCTGCGGGTGGGGACGGACGGCGGGGACGGTGCTCCGGAGGGCGGGGGTCCGGCGCCGGCGCTCGACCTGGACACGCTGGAGAAGTTGGCCTGGTGA